The following are encoded in a window of Telmatobacter sp. DSM 110680 genomic DNA:
- a CDS encoding ABC transporter ATP-binding protein codes for MNSQALDSKPGLSILELLRPHRRELLLGLLAIAGESIAGLLEPWPLKIVLDDLLQGKNQHGWLHKAIVATAGSAPRNILLFACIAVLVIAVTDALCTYAEKYLTTNVGQWIAHDLRRTIYTHVQRLSLAYHDTKPTGDLISRVTVDIDAIQTFIVSGLLGILVDSLTLIGMIIVMFCVNWQFTLIALAVVPPLFFIVNTYTRKVKKASREVRKKEGRMVSLVSEVVSSIRVVKAFSREDYEIRRFEGESLEAVEAALAARSLKARLVPIVNIVTAIGTCAVLWFGAQLAMSGRLAPGSMVVFIFYLGKMYKPMQDISKTIDAYSKAATGFERIQEILRSDDEVHDQPNARKAPAFKGQVDFEHVEFSYKESESVLTDVNMHVDSGAMVALVGPTGAGKTTIINLIARFYDPTAGVVKIDGTDIREFTQKSLRSQISFVLQDTVLFSGTIWDNIAYGCPDATQSQIVKAAETANAMEFIEKLPQKFDTPVGERGVTLSGGQRQRVAIARAIIRKTPILILDEPTSGLDAASEQLVVEALDRLMEGKTSIVIAHRLSTVRRASRIFVIENGAIAESGTHDELLQREDGIYRKLHDIQASLDEAPATVSA; via the coding sequence ATGAATTCTCAGGCGCTCGACAGCAAGCCCGGCTTGAGCATCCTTGAACTTCTGCGGCCCCACCGGCGCGAGTTATTGCTCGGCTTGCTCGCTATAGCCGGCGAAAGCATCGCGGGCCTTCTCGAACCATGGCCGCTCAAGATCGTTCTGGACGACCTGCTTCAAGGAAAGAACCAGCACGGCTGGTTACATAAGGCCATTGTTGCGACCGCAGGTTCAGCGCCCCGCAACATCCTCCTCTTCGCATGCATCGCAGTTCTTGTTATCGCGGTTACTGACGCGCTGTGCACCTACGCCGAAAAATACCTCACCACCAATGTAGGACAATGGATTGCGCATGATCTGCGACGGACGATTTACACCCATGTGCAGCGGCTCTCGCTTGCCTACCACGACACAAAGCCTACGGGCGATCTTATTAGCCGAGTAACCGTGGACATTGATGCGATCCAGACTTTCATTGTCTCAGGGCTTCTCGGAATCCTGGTCGATTCCCTCACGCTGATCGGCATGATCATTGTTATGTTCTGTGTGAACTGGCAATTCACGTTGATAGCGCTGGCGGTCGTTCCTCCGCTTTTTTTTATCGTCAACACCTATACACGCAAGGTAAAAAAGGCCTCCCGCGAGGTCCGCAAAAAAGAAGGGCGGATGGTCTCTCTTGTTTCGGAGGTCGTGTCTTCCATCCGCGTTGTCAAAGCGTTTTCGCGCGAGGATTACGAAATTCGCAGGTTCGAGGGTGAGAGCCTCGAGGCAGTCGAGGCTGCTCTTGCTGCCCGTTCTCTCAAGGCACGGCTCGTTCCCATCGTGAATATCGTTACTGCGATCGGCACCTGCGCGGTGCTTTGGTTCGGCGCGCAACTCGCGATGTCGGGGCGGCTAGCGCCAGGATCGATGGTGGTATTCATTTTCTATCTCGGCAAAATGTACAAGCCCATGCAGGACATCTCCAAGACCATCGATGCCTACTCAAAAGCCGCAACGGGTTTTGAGCGCATACAGGAAATCCTCCGCAGTGACGACGAGGTCCACGATCAGCCCAACGCTCGTAAGGCTCCCGCCTTCAAAGGTCAGGTCGATTTCGAACACGTTGAATTTTCCTACAAGGAAAGCGAGTCGGTTCTGACCGATGTCAACATGCATGTTGATTCCGGTGCAATGGTGGCGCTAGTCGGACCCACGGGCGCCGGCAAAACCACCATCATCAATCTCATCGCGCGTTTCTATGACCCCACCGCCGGCGTCGTCAAGATTGATGGAACCGATATTCGCGAATTTACACAAAAATCCCTGCGCAGCCAGATCAGCTTCGTTCTCCAAGATACCGTTCTCTTCAGCGGAACAATATGGGACAACATCGCGTACGGCTGTCCTGACGCAACGCAATCGCAGATCGTCAAAGCTGCCGAAACCGCGAATGCGATGGAGTTCATTGAAAAACTCCCGCAGAAATTCGATACACCCGTCGGCGAACGAGGCGTCACACTCTCTGGCGGCCAACGTCAGCGCGTCGCTATCGCCCGAGCCATTATTCGCAAGACGCCAATCCTCATCCTCGACGAACCGACGTCAGGTCTTGATGCCGCCTCGGAACAGCTTGTCGTCGAGGCTCTCGATCGATTGATGGAAGGCAAAACTTCCATTGTCATAGCCCATCGGCTCTCCACCGTTCGCCGTGCCAGTCGCATCTTTGTCATCGAGAATGGCGCCATTGCGGAGTCGGGGACCCACGACGAACTTCTGCAACGCGAAGATGGGATCTACAGGAAGCTTCACGACATTCAGGCCAGCCTCGATGAAGCGCCGGCAACGGTTTCTGCGTGA
- a CDS encoding response regulator: protein MKILIVDDEPHLRTLIQQSLEELEFEGVDLFTASNGDEALETIRVEQPNLVFLDVMMPKKNGFDVCNAVKNELGMSHIHIILLTAKGQEFDRQRGNEVGADRYMTKPFDPDALVAEARTILGLPSPGL, encoded by the coding sequence ATGAAAATTCTTATCGTTGACGACGAACCTCACTTGCGCACGCTGATCCAGCAGTCCCTGGAAGAGCTCGAGTTCGAAGGCGTTGATTTGTTCACGGCAAGCAACGGCGATGAGGCGCTTGAGACGATTCGCGTGGAGCAGCCGAATCTTGTTTTTCTTGACGTGATGATGCCCAAGAAGAACGGATTCGATGTTTGCAATGCCGTCAAAAATGAATTGGGGATGAGCCACATTCACATCATCCTGTTAACCGCGAAAGGCCAGGAGTTTGATCGGCAGCGGGGTAACGAGGTGGGAGCCGATCGCTACATGACCAAGCCGTTCGATCCGGATGCTCTGGTCGCCGAAGCCCGCACCATTTTAGGTTTGCCGTCACCGGGATTGTGA
- a CDS encoding GAF domain-containing SpoIIE family protein phosphatase gives MPSVTLKALLNPRSGSFPAFRTLWETMGDGTCIFDTAGKVYFGEQTAAADEHKTPIEVGDTNIGFVTGPSAAANALAQMLAHLAARESEGRSLASEVLHLYREVHLIEQLSEQLAALLNLSSVSQSALAQAQRLIHATSGCILVTEKADGPLYLAASFGPTGADGIENPGPLGINSLFAASVLERGIAEIVNDCASDTRALGSERELKALICAPLRSGQRSVGIIALATSSSSSYSTADLKLLNTIALQTGAAIANALLCAEMVDAARARAAFAAELQAASTVQQLLLQSASSPTPGFQVDSVYLPASEVGGDFFFVSPAQDGSLTAIVGDVSGKGLTAAMRVAMILGVLRRETSHDPGDILFSLNNALIAQGQLGFTTACCVSISLSAEYTIANAGHIAPYLLGHELETEPSLPLGIESHQTYKLVHGRLAPGERLVLFSDGVPEARSKSGELYGFERLAGLTLMPAQEIAGTAQQFGQEDDITVLTLGLAAD, from the coding sequence ATGCCGAGCGTGACTCTGAAGGCATTGCTCAACCCCAGATCGGGCAGTTTTCCGGCGTTCCGAACGCTATGGGAGACGATGGGGGACGGCACATGCATATTTGATACTGCCGGAAAAGTCTACTTTGGTGAGCAGACGGCTGCAGCTGATGAGCACAAAACTCCGATCGAAGTCGGAGATACGAACATTGGATTTGTCACAGGCCCATCGGCCGCTGCCAATGCGTTGGCTCAAATGCTCGCGCACTTGGCGGCTCGCGAATCCGAAGGTCGCTCCCTTGCCTCGGAGGTTCTTCATCTCTATCGTGAAGTCCACCTGATCGAGCAACTGTCAGAGCAGCTTGCCGCGCTGTTGAATCTGTCGTCTGTCAGTCAGTCTGCTCTTGCGCAGGCGCAACGACTCATCCACGCCACGAGCGGCTGCATTCTAGTCACGGAGAAGGCGGACGGCCCGCTTTATCTTGCTGCGTCATTCGGTCCAACAGGCGCTGACGGAATCGAAAATCCGGGACCACTGGGAATCAATTCGCTATTCGCTGCTTCGGTGCTTGAAAGAGGTATCGCGGAAATTGTGAATGATTGCGCCTCTGACACGCGCGCGCTCGGCTCTGAGCGAGAGTTGAAGGCTCTGATTTGCGCTCCCTTGCGCTCCGGGCAGAGATCAGTCGGCATCATCGCGCTTGCGACCTCATCTTCTTCGTCTTACTCCACGGCGGATTTGAAACTTCTGAATACCATTGCACTCCAGACTGGAGCTGCGATCGCCAACGCACTTCTATGCGCTGAGATGGTCGACGCCGCCCGGGCACGCGCAGCTTTTGCGGCCGAATTGCAGGCGGCAAGCACTGTGCAGCAACTGCTGCTGCAGAGTGCGTCGAGCCCCACGCCCGGCTTTCAAGTTGACTCTGTCTACTTGCCCGCGAGCGAAGTCGGCGGCGACTTCTTCTTTGTATCCCCGGCTCAAGATGGGTCTCTTACAGCCATTGTCGGAGACGTTTCAGGAAAGGGCTTGACCGCTGCCATGCGCGTCGCCATGATTCTCGGCGTACTGCGGAGGGAAACTTCGCACGATCCAGGCGATATTCTTTTCAGCCTCAACAACGCACTGATTGCGCAGGGCCAGCTCGGCTTTACGACTGCTTGCTGTGTCAGCATCTCGTTGTCAGCGGAATACACGATTGCCAACGCCGGTCACATCGCTCCGTACTTGCTCGGACACGAGCTCGAAACCGAGCCTTCGCTGCCCCTGGGAATCGAGTCGCATCAGACCTACAAGCTCGTGCATGGACGACTGGCACCAGGAGAGCGCCTCGTCTTGTTCTCTGACGGTGTACCGGAAGCGCGTTCCAAATCTGGGGAGCTTTATGGTTTCGAGCGCCTCGCCGGCCTTACGCTCATGCCCGCACAGGAGATCGCGGGTACCGCGCAGCAATTCGGTCAGGAAGACGACATTACTGTGTTGACGCTGGGACTCGCGGCTGATTGA